The genomic DNA ACTCCGGTTCGTCCGGCGCCCGCGCAACACCTTCCTCCCGCCCGCCATCACGAACATCCTCTACTTCGCCGTCTTCGGGGTCGTGCTGGGCGGGCGCATCGACCAGATCGCGGGCTTCGACTACATCCTCTTCATCCTGCCCGGCCTCGTCGTGCTGGGCGCCATCTCCAACGCCTTCGAGAACAGCGCGTTCTCCATCTTCCACGGCCGCTGGAACGACTACTTCCTGCGCCAGAGTACGTAGGAATTGAGTAAGCGCGTGGGGAGACGCATCCCGAAAGAGCACCAGCGGCCGTCTTCGGGCTGACGGCCTTCCCCTGTGCTATCCACGAGCGCGGCCTGTGGCGGTTGTGTGACCATCCGTGCGCCCCGTGCCGGCACAGGTACCCCGGAGTGAGGACCGGCTGGGGATGGGGCACAGCCCGACGAGAGCGGGGGCAGTAAGAACATTAACCGCGCGTGCGCAGCAAGTATTTAGTCACCTACCGTCCGAAATATTTGAAATTTGACTCCAATCTCGGAAGTGGCGCTTTTTCTTGAAATACCAAAACAGAATAACAGGGAGTATGGAAGATGTTTTCTATTCTGATATTCTTTGAGCAGAAAATGAATATTTTGCAATATACTTTGAGGGCCTTGGTTGATGAGTCGGTGTGCGCGCGTCAGAAGGTACGTTTCGGAACCTCTGTGGTCGAACCTCGGGGTTTTAGTCTTTAGGTTGGCTCTCCCCGATCTAAGAACCAGCAATAAACTCCGGATTTGGATTTGGGGATTCAGACACGAGAGAGTCTGAGAACAGGGATTAGGCCCCCCTATTTGAACCCTTTACCATTAATATCAGTAACGCGGTGCCGACGACTGGCGCCGAAGCACGGACGACCGCAGATTGTGGGGGTATGTCTCCGACCGAGGCATACCTCCCGGCCACGTAGGCCAATAGACCGGATTCCCGCTTCCTCGATGAGCCCGACCGTTGCCGACAAAGGCGCGGAGGGTAACGATTCGTGACCGACCACAAGGGGTCGGCATATGAAGCAGGGAGTTAGGACTTGGTTGAGGTAACTACGTTGCAAAGTGCCTTCGATTGGTCGTCACCCCCACTAAGGGGGGAGAGTGCAGCTTTAGAACGCCCCGTCAATGCGTCGGAACGCTTAGTGTTGATCTCCGGCCATCCTCGGGTAAGATGGCCCGGAGGGAGAATAGAAGATAGTCAGTCAGTAGTGACTCTGTTGAAATTCTCCACACCTGACAGTACCGGCGTGACCGATACAGAGGATGGGTTCAGCAAACATTGGTGAGGGTTTCAGTCACTCTGCCATGGGCAAATCCGTCAGGTGCCCCACAAAATATTCATCCACATGATTGAGAGTAGACAACCATGTCCCTGCCCTCCCGGCGTCGCCTCCTCGAAGCCCTCGCTATAGGTGCAACTACAATCTCGGGATGCAGTTCGCTGACTGGGATGTCCAGCGAGGAGTCACCATCTTCTGGTACGCCAGAGAGCGGTACGTTGACATCGACCCCCAAAGAGACGCCCTTGCCAACACCTGTTAAGAACCCTCGCGCCTCACCTGCCCCGACGTGCCGTGAGGGCTACTACTCCCTTAGTCCGTGGTGGGTCGTCGTCGGCCCGGGGCCAGTCGGAGGATTCAGACTCTCTCTTGATCAGCACAGCTTCGCGCACGGTGACACCCTTACAGCCACGCTGACGAATGTAACCAGCACACCACGACTGACCGGGAACAAGTCGAAATTCGATATCCAATATCGGTCGGAGAATGGGTGGCACACGATTCTTGGAAACGAGTATGAGCAGCCGGATTTCCTTGACGACGGAGTGAGGCATGAGCCAGAAGAAGGGTTCACATGGAAACTCCCTCTCACCCAGCAGGGGCTGTCGAATGCTGGTGATGAGTACAATAGATTCCAGGTCTGCACCTCGCTTGCCGCAGGAGACTACCGCTTCGTCTACTGGGGAGTATCGTTTCAGCAGAGGGCCAAGAGTGACGATGAAGAATACGCTGTCGGAGTCCGGTTTACGCTCTCCGAGGACTAACTATTCACAGGCCGACTCGCGCTCTGTATACAGCAGGACTGCTGAAACCTATCACCCACTGGGGGTTTCAACAAGGCCAGAAACCGATTAGTCCACCTGCGGCGCCCGAGGAACGCCGCCTTCCGCCAATCAAACCCCTTCTGTCAAGCGTAAGGGTCGAACAGACGGGATTCTTCTTTAGCTTCGTCTTTCGACTGTTGGAGATAGATGAGAGTTGTATCGAGTTCGTCGTGGCCGAGAAGGCTTTGAAGTGAGCGAATATCGATATCTGACCGGATAGCCTGCATCGCAAAGGAGTGACGGAGTGTGTGAGCTGTCACCCGGTGGATTTTCCGCCCATCGGAATACTCTGCGATAACCTCCTGTAGACCGGCTTCTTCTGCTGCCTCTTTGATCATCTGTCCGATATAGGCACCGGAGATGTGTTCGCGCTTGTTCGTCGGGAACAGATACGGGGATTCATCGGCGTAGGTCATACTCTCTCGACCGCCGTAATCCAGCCATTGCGAGAGATGAAACCCGATGTATTCCTCGTTATAGGACACAAGGCGGCTGTTTTCTGATTTCATCGGAGGGATGAAGATAGATTTGTCCTTGCGATCTATATTATCTACCTTACACTTCGCTAATTCTCCCCGGCGAAAGCCGCAGTTGAACATCAGACGAATCATCAACTCATTCCTGAGTCTCGGGGCCGGAACATTATCCACTAACTCCGAAACTTCGTCAGACATTAAGTACGGAAATTCGTCCTGTGTAGTGTCCGAAAGGCCAGATTTCTTTTTCGTATCACCACGGAGAAAGCGTTTGTCGTCGCTATCAAGGCCGTCATACGGATTCTCCGGCACGTCCGGCATATCGAACCGTTCCTCCAACTTCTCCATATCTTGATAGAATTTTGAGATAGCCGACACCCGCTGACTGATAGTGGTGGGGGCCATCCCTTCGTCAGTCAACTCCTCGATGAAAACGAGCAAGTCCACAGAGTCGGCATCCCACACACTCTTGTCTCGGTTCTCCGAAAGCCAGTCCCGCCAATTCTCTGCGTGCCGGGCGTACCGCTTGACGGTCGAATCTGCCGAGCCACGCCCTCTGCGCTTCTTGAAACGGTCTACAGCCTTTTCAAACGCCTCCGTCATTCCTCAGTCCTCCGGTAGTACGTCGGGCCACCCTGCTCCGGCTGCCCGGCGATCTCCACCATATTCGTCTGTTCTGCCAGCCGGGTTAGTGCCTGAGTCACCTCCATTTCATCGCGGTCAATCCTTTCCGCGATTTCTGCTGGCTGGATAGAGCCAGAGTGAGGTAAAGACTTGAATATTTCATTCTTAAGGTTCGTTTTCTCTGAAGCGCCGACTTCCTCCTCCAGCGTGTTAACCCGGCGGTCAAGACTGCTCAGGGTATCCTGTATGCTGCTGAGAGTCCCGTCAATCGATTCCAACACTTCGGTAGTATCATCGGCTGTCCCACTCTCATCCCGCCCTCTGGGCACGGCGGGACCCTCCTCGGACAACTCGTGAGCGACAGCAGTACGGATGAGATCGGAGAGGCTGGAATACTCCACCGACTCAGATACCGCTTCGTCCCACTCCTCCTTTTGTGAGGGGGATACCGTCAGATTGACGCGCTTCCTGTCTGCCATTACGACTCTACTGACACACGGGCTATGAATAAAACTTGTGTAAGATAGCACAGGAACGACTACATCCACGAGGTACTCACCTCGCCGCTCTCCTATCGCGAGCAGGTTGCGGCCTACACCCTCGCGTCGATGCTCCGGGGCCTGATGGTCGGGTTCATCATCGTCGGGGTCGGGCTCGTCTTCCTGCCGTTCGCCATCGACCGCTCGTTCGTCCCCATCGAGCGGCCGTTCTACCTCGTCGCGTTCATGCTGGTCGTGACCACGCTGTTCGCCTCGTTCGGCGTCATGGGCGGGCTCTGGGCCGAGGACTTCGACTACCTGACGGTGCTCAACCAGTTCATCCTCCGGCCGCTCGTCTTCTTCGGCGGCGTCTTCTACTCGCTGGACGTCCTGCCGCCGCTGTACCGGACGCTCTCGCTGCTGAACCCGATGATCTACATGGTCAACGGCGTCCGCTACGGCTTCCTCGGCTACGCAGACGTGGATCCGAACGCCTCGCTGGTCGTCCTGACGGGGCTGACGGTAGTCGTCATCGCGGCGAACGTGGCGCTGTTCCGGCGCGGATACGGACTCATCGACTGAAGCGAGCTTTCTACTCGTCGGGTTTCCTCGCGCTCGCTCCGCTCGCGCGGTATACAGGCGCTCGGAGGATACCTGATGCGGCGGATACCCGGACGCCAGTCCGTGCTCAAACCACCCGTCGTGACCGTCGGAACCTCATTCATCCCCCGACTGGCTCTCCGCTCCAACGTCAGGTGTGACCGCCTCGACCAGCGAGAGCAGGATTATCGCGAAGACGAGGAATCCGCCACCCAGCGCTAGAATGAGGCTGAGGCCGAAATTGCCGCCGAAATCGTCGTCACAGCACGGTGTCGGAGAGTCCGTGGTCGATTGCGCGGCGGCAGGACTCCCGACACCGGCTACCAGGCAGATGACGACGACCCAGCGGACGAGGGGTGCGGTCACGTCGGCCACCCATGAACGAACTATGATCGGTTTTCTGCCGATTTCTGGGGGACTGACCTACCGGTTCAGCGTGTGGATGGCCTCGCCGCGCGCGTTCATCACGGCCTCCATCGACGCCTCCGCGAGCGTCGGGTGCGTGTGGACCGTCGAGGCGACGTCCTCCAGCCGGGCGCCCATCTCGATGGCGAGCGCGAACTCGGCGATGAGTTCCGACGCCTCGGGCGCGACGATCTGCGCGCCCAGCACGAACTCGGACTCCCCGTCGGCGACCACGCGGACGAACCCCTCGGGCTCGTTCAGCGTGAGCGCGCGCCCGGAGGCGTTCATCGGCATCTTCCCGACGACGGGCTCGAAGCCGGCCTCGGTGGCCTCGTCGGCGGTCATGCCGACGGTGGCGACCTCCGGGTCCGTGAACACGGCCGCCGGCATCGCCTGGTAGTCGAGGCCGGCGGGTTCGCCGGCGACCACGTCGGCGGCGACCTCGCCCTCCTTCGAGGCCTTGTGTGCGAGCATCGGCTCGCCGGCCACGTCGCCGATGGCGAACACGTGGTCGACGGCCGTGCGGCACTGGTCGTCGGTCGGGATGAAGCCGTTGTCGTCCGTCTCGATGCCCAGCGCCTCGAGGTTCATCGTGTCGGTCACGGGTTCGCGCCCGACCGCCTGGAGGACGACATCGGCGGCGAACTCCGTCTGGTTCTCGTCCTCGTCGACGGTCGTGACGCGCAGGCCCGTCGGCGTCTCGGTCCAGGCGTCGGCGGCCTCACCGAACCGGAACTCCACGCCGAGTTCCTCGGCGCGCTTGCGGACCACGCGCGAGATGTCGTCCTCGTACGCGGGCAGGGCCGAGTCCAGCATCTCGACGACGGTCACGTCGGCGCCGAGCTTCGCGAACGTCGTCGACAGCTCCATCCCGATGTAGCCCGCCCCGACCACGAGCATCCGGTCGGGCACCTCGTCCATCGCGAGCGCCCCGGTCGAGGAGATGACGTGCTCGCCGTCGAAGTCGAACGGGACCGCCGTCGGCCGCGAGCCGGTCGCGATGATGGCGTGCTCGAACTCCAGCGACTCGCTGCCCTGCCCCTCGCCCTGGTGGGCCACCCGGACCTTGTTCTCGGAGGCGAACTCCGCGCGCCCCTCGACGAGGTTGACGCCGTTCGCCTTGCAGAGCTTCTCGACGCCGCCCGTGAGCTGGCCGACCACCTCGTCCTTCCAGCCCTTCAGCCGGGCCATGTCGACGGCGGGGTCGGCGTGGATGCCCATCTCCTCGGACTCGCCCGCCGTGTGTGCGCGGTCCGCGGCGGTGATGTACGCCTTCGAGGGGATGCAGCCCTCGTTGAGGCAGGTCCCGCCGTACGCGTCCTTCTCGACGAGTGTCGTGTCGATGCCCTGCTGGGCGGCGCGGATGGCGGCCACGTAGCCACCCGGGCCCGCGCCCACGACGAGGAGGTCCGTTCCGGTTGAGATGTCTCCGACGACCATGCACCCGGTCTCACGCGGCGGGTACTAAAACTGGCAGGTCTTGCCGCTCGATCCGATGAGTGTTGGAGGGCGGTGGAATCGTCCCGCAACGGTCCCTGTGCTACCAATGGCGGCAACCACGACGACCGGACCGGAACCACCTCGAAAGCCCCCGCCCGCTCGACTTCCGTCAGAGCAAGCTCTGACGACTTCTGGCTCGCTCCGCTCGCCAGAACGGCCGGGAGTCGCTGCGCTCCTCGCTCGCGTTGCTCGCTGCGGTGCTTGCTTCCTCCGGACCGGGTCGAGACGGGCGGCCCCTTTCAGTCCCACCCTGTTGCCCGTCTCACCGAGCGTTCGTGCGTGGTGGTTCCGGGCGAGCACGGTGTCCCCACACCTCCCCGCGCGAGCGCGGCGGTAGGCCTCGTCACCCCTCGCTTCGCTCGGGCGACTCGGCCGAGACGCGCTCGCGCGCTTCCTTTGCTCGGAACCAGCCGGCCGACCAGCCGCCATCCGACCGGGAGCGCGGGGCGCCACGCGCCCCGAGCGAACGGCGAAGCCGTGAGCCGCGTGGCCGAGCGCAAGCGAGGCCCGCGCGACCTGGGGAAGGGCAGGGGCGCCGCTCCGCACGGCAGGCCACCTCCGGGTGGGAATGGAAGGGGCGGTGGGCTCGACCCGTCCCGGACGACGTAAGCACCGCAGGGAGTGAACGGAGTGAGCGACCGAGGAGCGCAACGAGGCCCGGACGGTCGAGCCCACCGGGGCTTCCTATCCGGTTCCGCTGTTGTCGAGGCTCGGGGGTAGATACTCGAACGAGAGGATCGGACAAACATTCTGGACAGAGATCATCTATTTGCGTTCGATTGGGTGAACTACGTCTCGCAGTAGCCGTGTTTGCGGATGCACTGCAGCATCTCCTCGCGCTCGGTGTGCTTGTGGAGTCGCGTGGGGGTGTCGCAGTAGTACGTCTCGCCGTCGAAGCGGAGCGTCACCTCGTGTTCGCCGCCGAACGCCTCGGTCCGGACGACCACGCGGGTCCCGTTCTCGATGCTGTCGAGTAGTTCCTCGGCGTCGCACTCTCCCTGCTCGATGACCTCGGTCGTCATTGGCGACGCGTACGCCGGCGCCCGGCAAGAGCGTTCGGTGGGTGGCGACGGCCGGGGTCAGGCGTCCGTGGGCGCGGCGAGGTGCTCCTGGCCCCACTCCCGCATCGCCACGATGATGGGCTCCAGCGAGCGGCCCCGCTCGGTCAGGGAGTACTCCACCCGGAACGGCTTCTCGCTCACGACCTCGCGGGTGACGAGGCCGTGCTCCTCCAGGTCCTCCAGTGAGTCGGACAGTACCTTCGAGGAGACCCCGTCGACGGCCTCCTTCAGGGCGTTGAACCCCTGGGGGCCCTCCTTCAGCAGCCGGTGGACGATGACCGGGTGCCACTTCCGCCCGAGGATGGTCGCGGTCGAGGTGATGGGACACCACTCCTCGCCCGCACACCAGACCTCGAGTCGACCGTCGTGCTCGCTCATGCCCGGAGCTACCATCCCCTCCCGAGATAAGGTTACCTCCGGAAAGTGAGTGGTGCGCAGGTGCGCCGGTCCGCCTCGACCGGACGGCGGTGCGCTCCGGGGTGGCCGTGCGCTCCATGCCACGACGTTTTTGCTCGGGGCGGTCGCACGCCCGGCAGATGCTCCGGTTGCTGGAACTCTCGGTCATCGCCGTCGTGGCGACCGCCGTCGTCTGGAAGGGGAGCGAGTGGCTCGAGGGCGCCAGCAAGAACCTCTCGGCGCACTACGGCCTCCCGCCGGTCGTGCAGGGGGCCGTCGTCGTGGCCATCGGGTCGTCGTTCCCCGAGCTGGTGAGCGTCGTCCTGAGCACGGCCCCGCCGCCCATCGGCGCCGGGCAGTTCGACCTCGGCGTGAGCGCCGTCGTCGGCTCGGCCGTGTTCAACCTGCTCGTCATCCCCGCAGTGTCGGGCATCCTCGGCGACGAGGTGTCTGCCTCGCGCGCCATCGTCTACAAGGAGGCCCAGTTCTACATGGTCGCCGTCTCGGCCGTCGTGATCACGTTCGCGCTGGCGGTCATCTACTACCCCGTTCCCGAGGACCGGCTCGTCGGAACCGTCACGCGGCCGCTGGCGGCCATCCCGGTGCTGCTGTACGGCGTCTACGTCTTCACACAGTACCAGGACACGAACGACTTCGACGCGCCCGACGCCGGCGAGATCGACATCGCGCGCCAGTGGGGCTGGCTCGCGCTCAGTCTCGTCGTCATCGCGGTCGCCGTCGAGGGACTGGTGGAGGCGGCCGTCGGCTTCGGCGACTTCTTCGGGACCCCCTCCTTCCTCTGGGGGCTCACCGTCATCGCGGCCGGGACCTCGCTCCCGGACACGCTCGTCTCCGTCCGTGCCGCCCAGGAGAACCGCGGCGAGACCTCGCTGGCGAACGTGCTCGGGAGCAACGTCTTCGACCTGCTCGTCGCCGTGCCGGTCGGCGTCCTCATCGTCGGCGCCGTCCCGGTCAACTTCGGCGTCGCGGTGCCGCTGCTGGGCTTTCTCACCGTGGCGACCGTCATCGTCTTCGGCTTCCTCCGGACGGAGCTGACCCTGTCGGTCCGGGAGTCCTACGCCCTGCTCGGGCTGTACGCCGTCTTCATCGTCTGGATGGTACTGGAGACGTTCGGCGTGCTCGGGTTCGTCCCCGGGGCGTAGACGGTGCAGAACCAGTGGCCCGGGCATCGGTGACCCGGAGCTCGTGATCGGCGGCGCTCACGCGAGCGGCTGCCGGTCCGTCAGCACGGCCACGACGACGGCGTACGCGACGACGTGCATCACGCCCAGCACGGCCACGCCCGCGGTCGTCGCGCCGGGGAGCGTGGACGCGAAGTTGAGCGTGACGGCGGAGGCCAGCACCACGACCGTCGCGAGGGCGGTGAAGTTGCGCTTCGGACGCGCTGTGTACCGCGCGAGTACGGCGTAGAGGACGGCCCCGCCGAGCACCGCGACCGCGGTGGCGAGGGCCACGGGGACGATGCCGAGCGGCTCGAAGGCGGCCACGCCCGCGACCCGTGCGCCACCGAGCAACAGCAGGTTGGCGAGGACGGCGGCCACGAAGCCGATGCCGACCCGGCGGCGGAACGACCCGAGCGTCGCCGCTACGGACTCCCGCTCCGACTCCACGACCGCTGATTCCTCTATTCGAGTTGCCATGCCGCACGTACGCGCGCCAGGAGCATAAACCTGAGAGTGCCATATGGCCCCACCGAGGTCCGTGCCCCCCATCGGGCGTCATCCGGAGCCGCCCCGGGTCCGTTCTAGGCCCACGCGTCCCGGTGGAAGCGGGCGTAGTCGTGGATTTCACGGGGCTCCGCCCCCGTCGCGCGGCGCACGTCGTCGGTCGGCTCGGACTGCCCCCGGAGGCGCGCGATGGTGTAGATGACACACTGGACGAGCGCGAACCCGAGGTCGTCGCCCAGGCGGTCGGAGTGCCAGAGGAACCGCGGGACGGAGGGTCGGACGTACTCGACCTCGCGACCGAGTTCCGCGCTCAGCACCGCGGCCACGTCGTCGAACGTGAGCCGCTCGGGCCCCGTCGGCTCGTAGGCCGCCACCCCCGGCTCCAGTTCCGCAGTCGGGTCGACCCCGGGGCCGGCCTCCCCCACCAGCGCCGCGACGCCGACGGCGGCCACGTCGCGGGCGTCGACCATCGCCAGCGCGGCGCCGCCGGCGGGCACCCAGATCTCGTCGCTCCCCCAGATGGCCCGCCGGTGGAACGTGTGCAGGTTGTCCATGAAGAAGCCCGCACGGACGAACGTCGACGCCACGCCGCGCTCGCGGAGGCGTGCCTCCAGCCGCGCGTGCGGGAGCCACGGGTTCCGGTCGGCACCCTGCACGGAGAGCAGCACGCACGACGCGCCCGCCTCCGCGAGGCGGTCCACGAACGGGAACATCCGGTCCTCGACGGCGCTCACGTCGCCCGGCCGGACCAGGAACACCTCCGACACGCCCGCGAGCGCCGGGCCGTACGTCTCGGGCTCGTCGAAGGAGAAGCGGACGGCCTCCACGGCCGGGGGGTCGCCGGCCGCCTCCCCCGCTGTCCCGGCGCGCTCCCCCGCGGCAGCGTCGGCGACGCCGCCGTCTGTCGCCTCCTCGACGACGTCGAACCCGAGGTCGGCCAGCGCGCGCTCCGGGTCGCGCGAGGCGACCCGGACGGGGACGCCGCGGTCGTGGAGTTCGCCCACGACGTGCCGACCGACCGTCCCGGTCGCGCCGGTGACGAGGACCCTCCCGGCCATCACTCCGGCCCCCCGACCTTCGGGAGCTCGCGGCGATACAGGTCGCCCTCCAGGCAGTCGAGGATGAGCCGGGCCACGTCCGCTCGCGCGACGGACTCGAAGCCGAGGTCGATGTCGCCGGCGCGGTAGTCCCCCTCGCCCTCGCCGTCGACCAGCCGGGGCGCCCGGACGACGGTCCAGTCGAGGTCGGTCGCGCGGACGTGTTCGACGTGGGTCTCGGCGTCCGCGAGCACCTCGCGGACGAGCAGTTTGAGGAGGCCGCCCATCACGCGGTCCTGGAGGCTCGGCGATTCGCCCGGCTCGCGGACGCCCGCGCCGACGAGCGTGACGAACCGTTCGACGCCGGCCTCCGCCATCGCCTGCGTGATGCGGTCGCCGGCGACCGTCAGCAGGTCGTCCGGCCCGTCCCCGGTCTGCCCGAGGACGCTCACCACGGCGTCGACAGACTGTCCTCGGGGGGAGACCGCCTCGGTCACGCCATCGCCGGTGTAGGCGTCGCCCTCGACGACGGTCAGCCCCTCGCCGGCGACGGGGAACCCGTCGGGCGAGCGGACGAAGGCCACGACCTCGTGTCCGCGGTCGAGCGCCTGCCGCACGAGTGGGACGCCGGTCCGCCCCGACGCGCCGAAGACGGTGATTCGCATACCCACCGATACGGCACGATGGCAGATATACGATCCACTTCACGACCTCGTAGTGGGGTCTGCGGGGGTGTTCGACCATAGATACGCTTAGAGAAGCCATACACTATCCGAACACAAGCGTAAGGGCGGTCGCGCACCATCGGGACGTATGGACCCGGATCTGCCCCGCGGCCGCGAGGCGGCCATCGCGAAGCGGGAGTCCCTCTCTGCCGAGGAGCGCGAGCGGATGGAGGCGACCGTCTCGGACCTGCTGGAGCTGTTCGGCAGGGCCCACACCATCGGCATCCTGCGGACGTTCGCGCTGTCGACGGAGCCGTGGCGGTTCTCCGAGCTGGAGGACGAACTCGGCGTCTCGCCGAACACGCTCTCCGCGCGCCTGAAGGAGCTCGTCGGGGCGGGCCTGCTCACCCGGACCTCCTACGACGAGATCCCACCGCGCGTCGAGTACGAGGCGACCGAGAAGGCCGAGGCCCTGTTCCCCGCGTTCGGCCACATCCACCGCTGGGCCCACGAGCACCGGCTCGAACCCGTCGACGGCGGGGCCGAGGGTGAGACGGCCGCGCCCGGCGCGAGCGCCGAGGCGGACGACGACTGACCGCGTCCCCGTGACGCCCCACCGGCTCGCCCTGGCTTCACGGACTCGTAGCAGGTTCGTCCCCGTGAACGCCCACATATAACCCGCAGGCGGCCCTACGAGCCGTACTGGGAACTACGCGCGCCGCCCGCGACACGAGCGGCATCCCCGCAGCATGACACAGGAGACAGACACACGACGGACGAACGGGACTGGCGAGGCGGTCACGGCCGACGGGGCCACGACGGACCGCGAGCGCGCCACGGACGACGCGTACGCCATCGCCGGGGAGGGCATCGAGGTGACCTACAGCGACGGCACCCGCGCGGTTCGGGGGGTGGACCTCCACGTCCCGCGTGGGGAGTTCTTCGGCTTCCTCGGGCCGAACGGGGCCGGGAAGACCACTACTATCAAGACGCTCTCGACGCTGCTCTCGCCGACCGGCGGCAGCGTGCGCGTCAACGGCTTCGACGTCGCGACCGAGTCCCGGAAGGTCCGCGAATCCATCGGCTACATGGCCCAGGAGACCAGCGTCGACCCCGAGCTGACCGCCCGCGAGAACATCCGGTTCGCGTGCGAGGCCTACGGGGTCCCCCGGGGCGAGCGCGCCGAGCGCATCGACGAGCTGCTCGACCTGGCGGACCTCGCGGACGTGGCCGACAAGGAGGCCGACGAGTTCTCCGGCGGGATGAAGAAGCGGCTGGACGCCGCGACAGCCCTGGTCCACCGGCCGCCGCTGGTCTTCCTCGACGAGCCGACCACCGGGCTGGACCCGAAGGCGCGCAACCGCCTCTGGGACTACTTCCGGCGCATCAACGAGCAGGGCACGACGGTCTTCCTCACGACCCAGTACCTCGAGGAGGCCGACCAGCTCTGCGACCGCCTCTCGGTCATCGCCGAGGGCGAGATCGTCGCGACGGGCTCGCCGGACGAGCTGAAGCGCCGCGTCGGCGGCGAGATCCTCGACATCGAACTGGCCGGCGTCGAGGGTGTCGACCCCGGGAGCGGGGACGCCGCTGCCGGCGCGGACGATGGCGACGCCGACCCCCGCCAGCGTGCCGTCGCGGTCGCCCGCGAGGCGGACCTGTTCACCGACGCGGCCGTCGAGACGACGGCCGACGGCCTCACCGTCACCGCGGAGGACGCCCGTGCCCACGGGACGGACCTGCTGGTCGCGCTGCGCGACGCGGGCATCGGCGTCACGGGGTTCAACATCCGCGCGCCGACGCTCGACGATGTGTTCCTCGCCATCACCGGCGAGGAACTGGACGAGGCCGACGAGGACGCCGAGGCCGCGGAGGTGACGGCATGAGCGCGCCCGGCGATGGCGGCTCGGACGGCCCGGTGGTGGCGCCCGACGGCGGTTCCGCCGAAGGCGGAGCCTCGTCAGAGCTTCGCTCTGACGGCGGCACGACCGCTGCAGCCACCGCCGCCGAGGGCCCGACGCTGGAGCGCTCGGCCAACTCCTTCCTCGGCGACGTGTGGACCAACTTCAAGCGCTGGAACCTGAAGGCCGTCCGCAACCCGTTCGTCCTGGTCGTCTCGCTGGTCCAGCCCATCATCTTCCTCGTCCTGTTCACGCAGGTGTTCGGCAACATCGCCGGCCGCGCGCTGCCGGGCGGCATCTCCTACGAGACGTACCTCGTTCCGGCCATCGCCATCCAGGTGTCGCTGGCCGCCGCGGTCACCTCGGGCATCGGCCTCGTCAACGACATCGAGGAGGGGATGTTCGAGAAGGTGCTCGTCAGCCCGATGAACCGGGCGGCGGTCTTCCTCGGGAAGACGATGGCGGAGCTGCTGCGCATCGGCATCCAGATCTGCATCATCCTCGTACTGGGCGTGGCGCTCGGGGCGAACGTCGCGACGGGTGTCCTCGGCGCGCTGGGCATCGTCGCCGTCGGCGTCCTGTTCTCGCTCTGGTTCATCGCCTTCTCGAACACGCTGGCCGTGCTGACGAAGGACCAGGAGTCGACCATCATCGCGGCGAACCTGCTGCAGTTCCCGCTCCTGTTCCTCTCCTCGGCGTTCCTGCCGCTGGAGGCGCTACCGGGGTGGATCCAGACGGTCGCGACGCTCAACCCCGTCACCTACGGCGT from Haloglomus litoreum includes the following:
- a CDS encoding DUF6069 family protein, translated to MATRIEESAVVESERESVAATLGSFRRRVGIGFVAAVLANLLLLGGARVAGVAAFEPLGIVPVALATAVAVLGGAVLYAVLARYTARPKRNFTALATVVVLASAVTLNFASTLPGATTAGVAVLGVMHVVAYAVVVAVLTDRQPLA
- a CDS encoding winged helix-turn-helix transcriptional regulator, producing the protein MSEHDGRLEVWCAGEEWCPITSTATILGRKWHPVIVHRLLKEGPQGFNALKEAVDGVSSKVLSDSLEDLEEHGLVTREVVSEKPFRVEYSLTERGRSLEPIIVAMREWGQEHLAAPTDA
- a CDS encoding NAD(P)-dependent oxidoreductase, with amino-acid sequence MRITVFGASGRTGVPLVRQALDRGHEVVAFVRSPDGFPVAGEGLTVVEGDAYTGDGVTEAVSPRGQSVDAVVSVLGQTGDGPDDLLTVAGDRITQAMAEAGVERFVTLVGAGVREPGESPSLQDRVMGGLLKLLVREVLADAETHVEHVRATDLDWTVVRAPRLVDGEGEGDYRAGDIDLGFESVARADVARLILDCLEGDLYRRELPKVGGPE
- a CDS encoding NmrA family NAD(P)-binding protein, translated to MAGRVLVTGATGTVGRHVVGELHDRGVPVRVASRDPERALADLGFDVVEEATDGGVADAAAGERAGTAGEAAGDPPAVEAVRFSFDEPETYGPALAGVSEVFLVRPGDVSAVEDRMFPFVDRLAEAGASCVLLSVQGADRNPWLPHARLEARLRERGVASTFVRAGFFMDNLHTFHRRAIWGSDEIWVPAGGAALAMVDARDVAAVGVAALVGEAGPGVDPTAELEPGVAAYEPTGPERLTFDDVAAVLSAELGREVEYVRPSVPRFLWHSDRLGDDLGFALVQCVIYTIARLRGQSEPTDDVRRATGAEPREIHDYARFHRDAWA
- a CDS encoding sodium:calcium antiporter is translated as MLRLLELSVIAVVATAVVWKGSEWLEGASKNLSAHYGLPPVVQGAVVVAIGSSFPELVSVVLSTAPPPIGAGQFDLGVSAVVGSAVFNLLVIPAVSGILGDEVSASRAIVYKEAQFYMVAVSAVVITFALAVIYYPVPEDRLVGTVTRPLAAIPVLLYGVYVFTQYQDTNDFDAPDAGEIDIARQWGWLALSLVVIAVAVEGLVEAAVGFGDFFGTPSFLWGLTVIAAGTSLPDTLVSVRAAQENRGETSLANVLGSNVFDLLVAVPVGVLIVGAVPVNFGVAVPLLGFLTVATVIVFGFLRTELTLSVRESYALLGLYAVFIVWMVLETFGVLGFVPGA
- the lpdA gene encoding dihydrolipoyl dehydrogenase, with the translated sequence MVVGDISTGTDLLVVGAGPGGYVAAIRAAQQGIDTTLVEKDAYGGTCLNEGCIPSKAYITAADRAHTAGESEEMGIHADPAVDMARLKGWKDEVVGQLTGGVEKLCKANGVNLVEGRAEFASENKVRVAHQGEGQGSESLEFEHAIIATGSRPTAVPFDFDGEHVISSTGALAMDEVPDRMLVVGAGYIGMELSTTFAKLGADVTVVEMLDSALPAYEDDISRVVRKRAEELGVEFRFGEAADAWTETPTGLRVTTVDEDENQTEFAADVVLQAVGREPVTDTMNLEALGIETDDNGFIPTDDQCRTAVDHVFAIGDVAGEPMLAHKASKEGEVAADVVAGEPAGLDYQAMPAAVFTDPEVATVGMTADEATEAGFEPVVGKMPMNASGRALTLNEPEGFVRVVADGESEFVLGAQIVAPEASELIAEFALAIEMGARLEDVASTVHTHPTLAEASMEAVMNARGEAIHTLNR
- a CDS encoding tyrosine-type recombinase/integrase produces the protein MTEAFEKAVDRFKKRRGRGSADSTVKRYARHAENWRDWLSENRDKSVWDADSVDLLVFIEELTDEGMAPTTISQRVSAISKFYQDMEKLEERFDMPDVPENPYDGLDSDDKRFLRGDTKKKSGLSDTTQDEFPYLMSDEVSELVDNVPAPRLRNELMIRLMFNCGFRRGELAKCKVDNIDRKDKSIFIPPMKSENSRLVSYNEEYIGFHLSQWLDYGGRESMTYADESPYLFPTNKREHISGAYIGQMIKEAAEEAGLQEVIAEYSDGRKIHRVTAHTLRHSFAMQAIRSDIDIRSLQSLLGHDELDTTLIYLQQSKDEAKEESRLFDPYA